The Bacillota bacterium genome has a window encoding:
- a CDS encoding HNH endonuclease: IPLPHGTHNWENLVTLCRHCHAEAHRSGIGGWKNLASARPSPGGELRVRADGL; encoded by the coding sequence GTATCCCCCTCCCCCACGGGACGCATAACTGGGAAAATCTGGTTACACTGTGTAGACATTGCCACGCGGAAGCACATCGTTCGGGGATAGGGGGGTGGAAAAATCTGGCTTCGGCACGCCCATCACCGGGCGGGGAGCTCCGCGTACGTGCC